In Candidatus Kuenenbacteria bacterium HGW-Kuenenbacteria-1, the sequence TTAAAAGTATTATTGAGTCTAATAATGGACAGATTTGGGCAGAAAGTGAAAAAGAAAAAGGTAGCACTTTTTATTTTACCTTGCCAATTGTTTAGTTTTTATTTAAATTTTAATTTTTTAATTTATTTTTCACTTGGAGGGTGATTTAATTTTTATTTTATGATTGGTAATTTTTTTATTCTTTTTGCGCTTTTATGTGCAGTAGTAGCTATTGTTTATAGTTTGATTCTTACTCGATGGATTTTAAAGCAACCAGCTGGTGATGAAAAAATGCAAAACATTGCTAAGGCTATTCAGGCTGGAGCAAAAGCTTTTTTAAATCGGCAATATAAAACCATTGGAATAGTTGTGGTTGTTATCACTATTGTTCTTGCTATATTTTTGAATTATAAAATTGCTTTAGGTTTTTTAGTCGGAGCAATTCTTTCCGGTTTGGCCGGTTATATTGGGATGAATGTTTCAGTAAGAGCTAATGTGAGAACTTGCGAAGCAGCAAAAAATGGATTAGGAAAGGCTTTAAATTTAGCTTTTAAAAGTGGAGCAATTACTGGATTTTTAGTGGCAGGGTTGGGATTATTAGGTGTGGTAGGATTTTATGCCGTCTTTTTTAAAGATATAAATGCTTTAATTGGTTTGGGTTTTGGTGGTAGTTTAATTTCTATTTTTGCTCGAATTGGCGGAGGTATTTATACTAAAGCAGCGGATGTAGGAGCTGATTTAGTGGGAAAAATTGAACAAGGAATTCCAGAAGATGACCCAAGAAATCCAGCTGTAATTGCTGATAATGTAGGTGACAATGTAGGTGATTGCGCTGGAATGGCCGCCGATCTTTTTGAAACATATGTTGTAACAATAATTGCCACAATGTTGTTGGGTAATTTATTTTATTCAGGAGCTTCGGCTTTTATATTATATCCTTTGATTTTATGTGGCGTTTCTCTTTTGGCTTCAATAATTGGTTCATTTTTTGTGAAACTAAATGAAAAAAAACCTAATATTATGGGAGCTCTTTATAAAGGATTAATAGTTAGTGGGGGTATTTCTGCTGTTTTATTTTATTTTATTACTCAACTATTTTTTGAAAAGTTATTAGTAAACCATATTTATTTTTGTTCTTTAATCGGTATTGTTATTACTGGTTTATTGGTTGTTATTACTAATTATTTTACTTCAACAAAATATCAACCAGTAAAGTCAATTGCTCAAGCATCAGAAACTGGGCATGCAACAAATATAATTACAGGATTAGCTGTTTCAATGAAATCAACAGCTTTGCCGGTTGTTACAATTTGTGTGGGAATTTTTAGTTCTTATAGTTTATTTGGGATTTATGGTGTGGCCATTGCTTGTGTAACAATGCTTTCTATGACAGCCATTATGGTTGCAATTGATTCTTTTGGACCAGTAACTGATAATGCGGGAGGAATTGCAGAAATGGCTGAATTGCCAAAAGAAGTAAGAGATGTTACTGACCCCTTGGATGCTGTGGGAAACACAACAAAAGCAATAACAAAAGGTTATGCTATTGGTTCAGCAGGTTTAGCTGCTATTGTTTTATTTGCTTCTTATATTCAAGAAATAAATGTCAGTCATTATATACAAAATTCTAATATTCCTCCTGAGCTAGCAAGACAACTTCTTTTTTCTTTGGGATCGCCAGAGGTTTTAGTTGGACTTTTTATTGGAGGAATATTGCCATATCTTTTTGGCGCTCGTTGTATGGAAGCAGTTGGGCGTGTAGCTGGGCAGGTAGTAAAGGAAGTGAGAAGACAATTTAAGGAAATTCCTGGAATTATGGAAAAAACCAATAAACCAGATTATGGACAATGTGTTGATATTGTTACCAAGGGGGCAT encodes:
- the hppA gene encoding sodium-translocating pyrophosphatase (pyrophosphate-energized proton pump; pyrophosphate-energized inorganic pyrophosphatase; H+-PPase; can cleave pyrophosphate to two phosphates; can generate a proton motive force and drive pyrophosphate synthesis when PMF is sufficient), yielding MIGNFFILFALLCAVVAIVYSLILTRWILKQPAGDEKMQNIAKAIQAGAKAFLNRQYKTIGIVVVVITIVLAIFLNYKIALGFLVGAILSGLAGYIGMNVSVRANVRTCEAAKNGLGKALNLAFKSGAITGFLVAGLGLLGVVGFYAVFFKDINALIGLGFGGSLISIFARIGGGIYTKAADVGADLVGKIEQGIPEDDPRNPAVIADNVGDNVGDCAGMAADLFETYVVTIIATMLLGNLFYSGASAFILYPLILCGVSLLASIIGSFFVKLNEKKPNIMGALYKGLIVSGGISAVLFYFITQLFFEKLLVNHIYFCSLIGIVITGLLVVITNYFTSTKYQPVKSIAQASETGHATNIITGLAVSMKSTALPVVTICVGIFSSYSLFGIYGVAIACVTMLSMTAIMVAIDSFGPVTDNAGGIAEMAELPKEVRDVTDPLDAVGNTTKAITKGYAIGSAGLAAIVLFASYIQEINVSHYIQNSNIPPELARQLLFSLGSPEVLVGLFIGGILPYLFGARCMEAVGRVAGQVVKEVRRQFKEIPGIMEKTNKPDYGQCVDIVTKGALKEMIVPALIPVIVPIVVGFALGPIVLGGMLVGSIVTGIFVAISMTSGGGAWDNAKKYIEEGNFGGKGSLAHQAAITGDTVGDPYKDTAGPAINPMIKVLNIVALLIVGFLIV